The Treponema sp. Marseille-Q3903 genomic interval CAGCGTTCCGGCTCCCGAGCCGATGAGAATACCTAAACCTATTATCGTTATGATTGGAGGCAGGGCTACCGAGATACCGGCAAAAGCTCCTTCTTCGGCAAAATGTCCGACAAAGATTCCGTCCAGCACATTGTTTGCTGCCAGTAAAATCATTGCAATAACGGCAGGCCATGAAAGATTAAAGATAACCTTCCACAAATTTCCGTTTAAAATAAATTCTTTTTGTTTTTCATTTTCCATTGATTTGTTCCTTATATTTTTGTAAAAGCTTATTTACTCAATTCATTTTGGGCGTCCCGGTTGGCAAAACACTGAAACAGCTATTTAACTAATATCGGCAATATACTAACGTATACCGTTTTTCTATCTTGTATAAAATGTACTATTTGTTGATACTCATCTTTGCGCTATTTCCAAAATAATCATAGTGCGCATCTTTTACTATTTAATTATAATGTTTTATAGCTTTATCTTCACGCCGGGGTTGTGTCAAGAGTTTTTAATTTTTTCGGTTTAGGTGTTGGCAGCCCATCGTACATGGAATTGAATAACCCTGTTAAATATTCTTTATTGTCAACATCATCTACCAACAGCATTTCCTTTGCTCCATCATAGGGTAACTCATACCTTGCATTTGGCATATATGCTATTGCAGATTTAACAGGCTTAACTAAAAATCTATCATCATAAATTCCACCAACAATTTTTCCACGATAATAAATTATATATTCACCCATCATTGCACGATAAGTAATATCTTCCAATCCTGATAACTGTTCTAAAATAAAATCTAAATATTCTTTACTTGAAGCCATACTCTTCCCTTATTTATCCTCAAAATTTCAACAATCCATTTTCATCAAATTGAAAATTTGGTCCCCATGAAACTTCCCAATAGTATCCATCTAAATCCGAAAAATATGCGTGATATCCACCCCAGAAAACTTCCTGCGGCTCTTTTACAATTTTTCCGCCTGCTTTTCTTACTAATTCAATTACACTATCCACATCTTCTTTATGTTCAACATTGTAAGCTAATGTAATTCCTGAAAATCCATTTCCTTTTGGTGGATTATTTTCATCAATATCTTTTGCTAATTATTCCAAAGGAAATAGTTCAAACTTTGTTCCCGGAGTATCAAAAAAGCATACCGGCAGATTATTTTCTGTGCAATCAGTCTTATATCCTAAACCATCTCTATAAAACTTGATTGACCGTTCCATATCTTTAACACCTAAACAAATACAAGTAATCTTGTTCATCGTTATCTCCTATATTATTGCTAGTTACAACATCGTCTTTTCAAAGTTACCTCTAAAAACCTTGAGTTTTTGACTCTTTTTTGAGATATGACCGCATCTTGTTTTGTTCTTGCTGCCATTTTGTAATCCCTGTTCGCAACAGACTGAATTCCATCAAAAGTAAAATCAATACGGGGAGAGCGCTCAAAATTTCAATCATAAAGTTTCCGTAGTACACACCTCCAACACCGATAAAGGCAGACCATGAAAGATAAAAGATAACCTTCCACAAGTTTCCGTTTAAAATAAATTCTTTTTGTTTTTCATTTTTCATTGATTTGCTCCGTCTCTCTTTGTCAGTAAGCCCGAACAATGCCCGAACAATGCCGTATTGAGAAAATCCGCCTCGTCAAACAGATAAAAACTATGGCTATATACACTTTGCAACGCACGCTTCGACATCTGCCATAGATGCCGGCGGCTCAAAACGCTCAACGACCTTCCCGTCGCGCGCTACAACGAATTTTGTAAAGTTCCATTTGATGTCGGAGTTGTTTTTATAATCGGGATTGATTTTTTTAATATAGTCATGCAACGTTTGCGCCGTTTTACTTTCGCCGAAACCTTCA includes:
- a CDS encoding TfoX/Sxy family protein, with translation MASSKEYLDFILEQLSGLEDITYRAMMGEYIIYYRGKIVGGIYDDRFLVKPVKSAIAYMPNARYELPYDGAKEMLLVDDVDNKEYLTGLFNSMYDGLPTPKPKKLKTLDTTPA